A genomic stretch from Caulobacter sp. FWC2 includes:
- a CDS encoding methyl-accepting chemotaxis protein, giving the protein MAILGEDSQLILISAVEAVGAANETRRGAESVSSAAEEQAAAAAEAQRAVQQQGQSLEQSQAASDSLAEMIEILVGGRGDTEAAQEAAAAAEELSATVQELSGAAGEILVAIDQISRGAQIQAAATQQASSAMEEIEKAARGSSANAIASAQRVSTMQAMLLASQQAVSRLAVGVATSVDENSAVLATIEDLEELAGAIGKIVDGLGLVAVQTTMLATSGAVEAARAGEAGRGFAVVSGDIRALARDASHNSDAVKDLVASIVGQIAKVRREVDQINAVATAELDKNRAIEDRLALVVVETVALKGGADDIAKGAEDVLSASAQVLSGIGQIAAAAEQASSSAAQAAAAARQQSQSAEDLAAAIEEIALLANELQQASEG; this is encoded by the coding sequence ATGGCGATCCTAGGCGAAGACAGCCAGCTCATCCTGATTTCCGCCGTCGAGGCGGTCGGCGCGGCCAATGAAACCCGGCGTGGGGCAGAGAGCGTTTCGAGCGCCGCCGAGGAGCAGGCGGCGGCCGCCGCCGAAGCGCAGCGCGCGGTGCAGCAGCAGGGACAATCGCTGGAGCAAAGTCAGGCGGCGTCCGACTCCCTGGCCGAGATGATCGAGATACTCGTCGGCGGCAGGGGCGATACGGAAGCGGCGCAGGAAGCCGCCGCCGCCGCCGAGGAGCTGTCGGCTACGGTGCAAGAACTTTCCGGCGCGGCCGGCGAGATCTTGGTGGCGATCGATCAGATCAGCCGTGGCGCGCAGATTCAGGCGGCGGCGACCCAGCAGGCCAGCTCGGCCATGGAAGAAATCGAAAAGGCCGCGCGGGGGTCCAGCGCCAACGCCATCGCCAGCGCCCAGCGCGTTTCGACGATGCAGGCCATGCTGCTGGCGAGCCAGCAGGCCGTAAGTCGATTAGCGGTCGGCGTCGCGACGTCGGTCGACGAAAATAGCGCCGTACTCGCGACCATCGAAGATCTGGAAGAGCTGGCAGGCGCGATCGGCAAGATCGTCGACGGCCTGGGTCTGGTCGCTGTCCAAACCACCATGCTGGCCACCAGCGGCGCCGTCGAAGCGGCGCGGGCTGGCGAGGCTGGGCGCGGCTTCGCCGTCGTGTCGGGCGACATCCGCGCCCTGGCCCGGGACGCGTCGCACAATTCGGACGCGGTTAAGGATCTGGTCGCGAGCATCGTCGGCCAGATCGCCAAGGTTCGGCGCGAAGTTGATCAGATCAACGCCGTGGCGACAGCCGAGCTCGACAAGAACCGGGCGATCGAGGATCGACTGGCCTTGGTCGTGGTCGAGACCGTCGCCCTGAAGGGCGGAGCCGACGATATCGCAAAGGGCGCCGAGGACGTCCTGTCCGCGAGCGCTCAAGTTCTGTCGGGCATCGGCCAGATCGCCGCGGCCGCCGAGCAGGCCAGCAGCTCCGCCGCCCAGGCCGCCGCAGCGGCGCGTCAGCAGTCTCAGAGCGCTGAGGATCTAGCCGCCGCGATCGAGGAGATCGCCCTTCTGGCCAACGAGCTGCAGCAAGCTTCGGAAGGCTGA